AAATTAAAGAAGGAAAATACCATGAATAGACTTTTGGCTGGATTTGCCGTTTTGATCATCCTTACTTTCTTCAGCTCCTGCTCAAAAAAAACGGTCATGTACCAGGCAGATGGCAAAATGGAAGACTTTTCTCCGGTTTACACGGATTATGATTACATGAGTGCCAAAGCAAAAGTCGTTATCGAAGAGGAATCCGGAAAAGTTACCCGCGGGAGCATGAACCTCCGGGCTAAAAAAGACTCCGTACTTTGGTTCACCATATCACCTGGCATGGGAATGGAAGCTGTACGGGGGCTGATCACACAGGAAAAAATCCAGATAAAAGATAGAATCGGAAAGGAAAACATCAACCTGACATTTAAGGAATTTGAGCAGATCTATGGTCTAAAACTTTCCCTGGACGTATTCCAAAACCTACTTTTCGCAAATCCTCCTTTCCAGGTAGATTACAAAGACAGACTGGTGCGGGTGGGCAAATCGTTTGAACTTACCCAGGTCAGGGACAAAGTGCGCTACTTCTCCAAAGTAGATGTGAATTACAGAAAAGTTGCCGAACTGGTCAGCAATAGCCTCGATGACAGAGGGTCATTATTGGCAAGCTATGCCACTTTTCAAGACGTCAACGAGCAGCCATTCCCAGCGGAAGTACTCTATAAATTAGCTTACCAACTCCCAGAAGGCGGGCAAAACACGATTATCCATGTAGAATGGATTTCTGTAGAGCCCTATTCCAATTCCTTAAGCTTTCCATTCAAATTTTGAATTGCATGCTCCGCAAGTATCTGATCCCATTTAGTCTACTGCTTGGGTTAATAGTCTGCTCAGTCTCTCCTTCCATTGCTCAAACCAAGAAAACAAGGGAAGAACTGGAAAGGGAAAAAGCAGAGGTTCAAGCTAAGCTTTTGGAATTTGACAAAATCCTAAAGCAAACCACAGCCACCAAGAAAAATACTATTGGAGAATTGAATGCGGTCACGCGTCAGTTTCAGGCTCAGACCCGGCTGGTCAACACCCTGAACAGAGAGGTAAACCTCATCAACCAAGAGATCAAGGAAACCGAGGATCGGATTGAGACTTTGGAAAAAGAGTTGGTAGAATTAAAAGCCGAATATGGGCGGATGATATATAATGCCTCCAAACTCAATCGGGGACTATCCATCGTTTCCTTTGTATTTAGCTCCGCAAACTTCAACCAGCTCTATTCCCGCCTCATGTATTTGAGGCAATACACCGAAAGCAGAAAACAACAGGCCGCACAAATCGAGAAACTATCTGAAGAGCTGGAAATGCAAAGAGTGCAGCTGGACAGCAAAAAAGCCGAGAAAGAAAAAGTACTGGCCACAGAGCAGCAAGAACGCGCCAAACTCGATAAAATGAAAAGGGAGCAGCAAGGCTTGGTCAACACCCTCACCAGCAAGGAAAAAGAAATCAAGAGACAAATCACCGCTACCAAAAAACAGCAGGATCAACTAAACAGAATGATCAAACAGGTGATCGAAGAGGAGATCCGAAGAGCAGAGGCCGCAGCCAAAAAAGAAAATAGTACCGCTACCAAGTCTACTGGAAGCAGCATGCCCATGACACCTGAGGTAGCCGCGCTTTCCAGGACCTTTGCAGAGAACAGGGGGAAACTTCCTTGGCCTGTGGAGACCGGGTTTGTATCGCAAGGCTTTGGCACTTATCCTCACCCTACCCTAAAAGGCATTACCATGGAAAGTGACGGGATCGATATCCGCACCGAACTCAATTCTAACGTAAGAGCAGTCTTCAACGGAGAAGTCACCAAGATCACGACTATGCCGGGTTTTGGAGGTACAGTCATTATCAAACATGGGGAGTATTATACCATGTATAGTAAGTTGAAAACCATTTCTGTAAAAACTGGTCAAACTGTAAGTGCAAAAGACGTAATTGGCCAAGTAGCTACAGATGCAAACGGGCAAGCTGAAGTGCATTTCCAAACTTGGAAGGGACTGACCGTAATGAATCCATCCAGCTGGATCACATCCAAGTAGTATTTAATTTCGTATATTCATAAAAAAGATGGGCAGCTTTCTCTTACATCTTTGTGTAAGCGGATCACAATTCTATCTTTGCAATCAAATTTACCTTTAAAAACACACCATCATGACTACATTAGGTTTCATTCAAAACATGGGAGGTGGCTCGATTGTACTTATCGTACTTGTCGTACTTCTGTTGTTTGGTGCTAAAAGAATACCTGAATTGGCCCGCGGCCTAGGTCGTGGCATCAGAGAATTCAAAGATGCTACCAAGGATATTCAGAACGATCTAGAAGAAGGGCTGAAAGACGACAAGAAAAAGTAATCGCATAAGCCAATCAAATTGGAAAAATTTATTTCATTCGACGAAATCAAAAAATCGCTCGTAAAACAGGAAACTGATTGTAGGGCGATAGTGAAATATTACTTACAAAACATTCAGACGAAGGCGCACCTCAACGCCTTCGTCGAAGTTTATGAGCAATCTGCCTTGGAACAGGCCGAGCTAATCGACCAGAAACTCACCAATGGCAATGCAGGTAAACTAGCAGGTATGGTCATAGGCATCAAAGATGTCTTGTGCTATGCCGGTCACGAAGCCAATGCTTCCTCAAAAATCCTAAACGGATTTCAGTCCCAATTCACCACCACAGCGATTCAGCGATTGATCGACGAAGATGCCATCATCATCGGAAGGATCAATTGTGATGAATTTGGTATGGGTAGTTCCAACGAAAACTCCGCACATGGCAAAGTGCTAAACGCAGCAGATGAATCCAGGGTCCCTGGCGGCTCATCCGGAGGATCTGCCGTAGCTGTACAAGCCAATCTCTGTACCGTTTCGCTCGGAACGGACACGGGCGGATCAGTAAGACAACCCGCAGCCTTTACCGGAGTCGTAGGAATGAAACCTACCTATTCCCGCATTTCCCGCTGGGGATTAATAGCTTACGCATCTTCATTTGACTGCATAGGTGTCTTTTCCAAAACAGTGAAAGACAATGCTTTGGTATTGGAAATCATGGCAGGTCATGATGAATTTGACAGCACCTCCTCCAGAAAACCAGTACTCCCCTACAGCGAACTCCTGCATTTTGATAAAAAGGCTAAAGTAGCCTACCTCAAAGAGACACTGGAATCCCCATCCCTGCAGCCGGAAATCAAAACCAATACCCTTGCCGTATTGGAAAAACTCAAAAACGAAGGGCATGAAGTAGAAGAAGTGGATTTCCCCCTATTGAAATATATTTTACCTACTTATTACATCTTAACCACGGCAGAAGCCAGTTCTAATCTTTCGAGGTTTGATGGAGTAAAATACGGCTATAGAACACCCAACGCACATAACCTGGAAAGCATGTATAAGCTTACCCGAAGCGAAGGCTTTGGGGAAGAAGTCAAAAGAAGGATAATGCTGGGAACCTTTGTCCTGAGTGCGAGTTATTATGATGCATACTTCACCAAAGCGCAGAAAGTCAGAAGACTAATAAAAGACTTCACCGAAAATCTTTTAAAAGATTTTGATTATATTATAATGCCTACTACGCCATCCACAGCGTTTAAATTTGGAGAGCATAGTGACGATCCTGTAGCCATGTACCTAGAAGATCTCTATACAGTACAGGCTTCTGTATCCGGAGTTCCGGCGATTTCATTGCCAAACGGCAAGGATGCAGATGGCATGCCTATAGGATTGCAGGTCATTTCCAATTCTTTCAAAGAAGCGGAACTGTATGCCTTTAGTAATTACATCGCAGAACTCACTTCCTAAAAACAACATCCCAATGAAAAGAATATTGAACAGCACCTTCATACTTGCGTTTTTCACATGTCTGATACCACTGTCCAATGCCTTTTCTCAGGAAGAAGAATCAGTGGCTGCGGCTGCTGCCCTGGAAGATGAGGTAGTCCCAAACTATCATTACGAATACATCCCTGATTTCACTTATGATGAAATCGATCAGAGGATCAAAGCCATGGATCATGAAATGGCTTTTGAACTGAATGATAGAATTTTTTCCTTTATCCAGTATTTCACGGTAAGAAACCGGGATTACACGAAAATGGTACTGGCCAGAAAAGAGCAGTTTTTCCCCATGTTTGATCAGACCATGGCAAAGCATGAAATGCCACTGGAAATCAAATATCTTTCTATCATAGAATCAGGTCTAGACCCGCAGATTCGCTCCCGGGTAGGAGCTATGGGACTCTGGCAGTTTATGCCAGCTACCGGTAGAATGTACGGTATGGAGGTCAGTTCCGATATAGATGATCGTATGGACCCAGAACTATCCACTGAGGCTGCTGCCAAATACTTAAAATCACTTTATCGCATGTTTGGAGATTGGGAAGTAGCCATGGCTGCTTACAACTGCGGTCCTGGAAATGTGCGTAAAGCTATCCGTAGGTCTGGCGGTAAGAAAACCTTTTGGGGAATTTACAATTACCTCCCTAGAGAAACTAGAAGCTACGTGCCTCAGGTCCAGGCAATGCTATACATTTTGAATCATCTGGATGAGCACAATTTCCACCCAGAAGATCCCAGTTATGCTATAGAATATGAAAAGATCAGGTTTGACAGAGCACTGAGCTTGGAGAAACTGGCTGAGCTGACCAATCTTTGCGTAGCAGATTTGGGCGCCATCAACCCCTCTATCAAAAGAAATAAGGTGCCGGAAAGCCATAGATCTATGGCCCTGAGAATCCCTAAATCCAAGGCACAATACGTGAAAACAAATTTGGCATGGATCAGCGATTCCCTGAACAATGCACCTACTAAATTATTGGCCGCCAATCTGGAATTACAATCGGCAGAAGAGCTAGCTAATGAAATAAAAGAAAACGCTGTGACCTACAGGGTACGATCCGGTGATGTCTTAGGGTCTATTGCCAGAAGATACGGAGTGAGAGTCAGTGATTTGAAATACTGGAACAATCTCTCTTCAAATCTAATCCGAGTAGGCCAAACCTTACGAATAAACTCAGGCAATGCCTCACTAGCCAGTACGCAGACAAATTCATCAGGGCAGACTACCTATACTGTTCAGCCGGGAGATTCCCTTTGGATCATTTCCAAAAGACATGCCGGCCTTTCTGTAGAACAAATCAAGCGTTTGAATAACCTCAATTCGAACAACATCAAGCCCGGCCAGAAACTCATCATTGGCTAAAATATTGCCCCGCACACCCGCTAATTGTTAATTTTTTTTAAGTATTGGCAATATTCAATCTTAAATAGGGATAACTCTGTTTATGTAATTAATTTGA
This genomic window from Algoriphagus sp. TR-M9 contains:
- a CDS encoding Sec-independent protein translocase subunit TatA/TatB, which translates into the protein MTTLGFIQNMGGGSIVLIVLVVLLLFGAKRIPELARGLGRGIREFKDATKDIQNDLEEGLKDDKKK
- the gatA gene encoding Asp-tRNA(Asn)/Glu-tRNA(Gln) amidotransferase subunit GatA — encoded protein: MEKFISFDEIKKSLVKQETDCRAIVKYYLQNIQTKAHLNAFVEVYEQSALEQAELIDQKLTNGNAGKLAGMVIGIKDVLCYAGHEANASSKILNGFQSQFTTTAIQRLIDEDAIIIGRINCDEFGMGSSNENSAHGKVLNAADESRVPGGSSGGSAVAVQANLCTVSLGTDTGGSVRQPAAFTGVVGMKPTYSRISRWGLIAYASSFDCIGVFSKTVKDNALVLEIMAGHDEFDSTSSRKPVLPYSELLHFDKKAKVAYLKETLESPSLQPEIKTNTLAVLEKLKNEGHEVEEVDFPLLKYILPTYYILTTAEASSNLSRFDGVKYGYRTPNAHNLESMYKLTRSEGFGEEVKRRIMLGTFVLSASYYDAYFTKAQKVRRLIKDFTENLLKDFDYIIMPTTPSTAFKFGEHSDDPVAMYLEDLYTVQASVSGVPAISLPNGKDADGMPIGLQVISNSFKEAELYAFSNYIAELTS
- a CDS encoding murein hydrolase activator EnvC family protein, translating into MLRKYLIPFSLLLGLIVCSVSPSIAQTKKTREELEREKAEVQAKLLEFDKILKQTTATKKNTIGELNAVTRQFQAQTRLVNTLNREVNLINQEIKETEDRIETLEKELVELKAEYGRMIYNASKLNRGLSIVSFVFSSANFNQLYSRLMYLRQYTESRKQQAAQIEKLSEELEMQRVQLDSKKAEKEKVLATEQQERAKLDKMKREQQGLVNTLTSKEKEIKRQITATKKQQDQLNRMIKQVIEEEIRRAEAAAKKENSTATKSTGSSMPMTPEVAALSRTFAENRGKLPWPVETGFVSQGFGTYPHPTLKGITMESDGIDIRTELNSNVRAVFNGEVTKITTMPGFGGTVIIKHGEYYTMYSKLKTISVKTGQTVSAKDVIGQVATDANGQAEVHFQTWKGLTVMNPSSWITSK
- a CDS encoding LysM peptidoglycan-binding domain-containing protein; protein product: MKRILNSTFILAFFTCLIPLSNAFSQEEESVAAAAALEDEVVPNYHYEYIPDFTYDEIDQRIKAMDHEMAFELNDRIFSFIQYFTVRNRDYTKMVLARKEQFFPMFDQTMAKHEMPLEIKYLSIIESGLDPQIRSRVGAMGLWQFMPATGRMYGMEVSSDIDDRMDPELSTEAAAKYLKSLYRMFGDWEVAMAAYNCGPGNVRKAIRRSGGKKTFWGIYNYLPRETRSYVPQVQAMLYILNHLDEHNFHPEDPSYAIEYEKIRFDRALSLEKLAELTNLCVADLGAINPSIKRNKVPESHRSMALRIPKSKAQYVKTNLAWISDSLNNAPTKLLAANLELQSAEELANEIKENAVTYRVRSGDVLGSIARRYGVRVSDLKYWNNLSSNLIRVGQTLRINSGNASLASTQTNSSGQTTYTVQPGDSLWIISKRHAGLSVEQIKRLNNLNSNNIKPGQKLIIG
- a CDS encoding DUF4292 domain-containing protein; its protein translation is MNRLLAGFAVLIILTFFSSCSKKTVMYQADGKMEDFSPVYTDYDYMSAKAKVVIEEESGKVTRGSMNLRAKKDSVLWFTISPGMGMEAVRGLITQEKIQIKDRIGKENINLTFKEFEQIYGLKLSLDVFQNLLFANPPFQVDYKDRLVRVGKSFELTQVRDKVRYFSKVDVNYRKVAELVSNSLDDRGSLLASYATFQDVNEQPFPAEVLYKLAYQLPEGGQNTIIHVEWISVEPYSNSLSFPFKF